CCTTCTCTTTCCTGGAAATCATTTTTATGTGGACCATCTGCTGCATGTGAGGAAAATGATAGCTCTTGTTCATTTAATCCCAATGATGAAATATGTGGTGCCACctgaaacaaatgtaaaataacaagaTTTGTTTACCATTTAACAAGTGTGCATTTAATTAACTTAAtcacaaacattttaattttttatttctttattttttaattttttttatagatttagtTTGTTGCACacttggtgtttaatgccaagTTCAGCTACCTTGGCTATACTTATCATGGTGGCCAGTTTCTATTGATTGAGGAAGCTGGAAACCCAAGAGAACCACCAACCTTCAGCAGTAAAACTATTGATCCTTGTCATTTCAAATAGTCattatatgataataaaaagaataattacaTCTATAAACCAATATAGCCTACACTTTTGTTTCTCAAAGACTAAAACATACATACCTCTTCCaaaattttctttacaaaatctTTATGAGCCATACTAGCTAGTTCTAGATGTACTGGAAGTGTTATAGGTAATGTCTTCAATCCTTCTTTAACAACAGCCAATCTCTGGGAGAAAAACTCATCACTTTGACCCTCTAACATATGTAGACCTGACAGTAAAATAATATCAGGActaaaattttctaaattttcaaaaaatgtttccaacATGGTAGCTTTAGAATTTGATTCGTCATAGCTTGTGATGAATCTAGTTGCTACTGGAGCTGTATGTGAGCCCCAGGTCTCATCAACTTTATATTCCATAATCAGATGGATTTCATCATGAGGAATGTGACTGCTCTCAGGAATGGTAAAAGATTCTGGAAATAGCTCTTTGAGTTTTGGTCCCACTGGTCCAATGTATTGTATCTACAAAGtaataatcaaaattataaatatttactgaGTTTAACTGAGCCACACATGTACATTTAGCAACAATTGTTTTGCCAAGAAAacctttttgataaaattttgatttaaaacaaatgtctcCCTAAATTATCTTGGACATGCATGATCTCCTCCTGTCACAACAAAAGAGGATGGTCAAGAACTACAAATGATATGTTCAGCATTTCAATTAACTGATTGCAAACAAGCACATTTTACCAATCTGTGTCCTTTATGTAAAGATGGCTATTGTGTTTCTGCAGGtttctttgcattttttttcttatattttcaaactttttaatctataatatgTTGAAGAACACCTTTGGGTGCgagagtttctcgctgcattgaagacctaatGGTGATCTTCTGctattgtctgttctatggtcaggttgttgtctctttgacacattccccatttccattctcaagttTATCTCTTTTTCAAGTAAGttattgtgtttctttgtttctCTGTCTTTATAGTCAAACTTTTTTTCTGACATTATCATACCTTAACATCAGGAAACATTTCTATGATTTTTGTAGCCATTAAAGCTGCATTGCCTCCTATGTAAACCTGGAAAACAAAACAGATTATATTTCACCTTAAAATCTCAAAACCAAATTCATTCTTTAGTTGGCCTTATGTAATTTAATTGTAaccaaatgttaaaaataaagcataaatggaaaataaacaTCCTACTCATTACACACCAATAAAGCATGATTTCAGATTTATATTTAATAGAACATGCAAAAAAATGTGATAAAGTAATGGAATTTGTATAATCTTGTAACAGCTGAATTAGATGACTAATAGTTCTTACAAGAAAATTAATAGTTTTCTGTAAAGAATCTGTTATCAAGATAAAGGTGGTAAAAAGACTTACACTAAGCTCCTGCACAATTATTAATTGAGACATAAATAGATGACAGGCCAGAAGGACAAGAACAAAATTAAGAATGTGATTTTTAAAAGAAGGGAGACAATTATCTATCTTTCTCTTTCAGAAGTAATATTACAATAGAGACATATAacttatgataaaatattagcAAGTATCCAGTATTCAAAGATACAAAACAAATTGTACTAAATTTTTCACTGGGTTCCTAAATTTTTGCTTAAAATGTCCATAGGGCATATTTCAATCTTTCATTTTGTGGAAGGATGGACCCCAACATTGAAAACATCTGTTTCCTTGATATAATACACTTCAATGAAaacattatgaaaattgtaatatttaagagTCATCATGTAactacattttcatttctaaattaCTTACTATTGCATTCATCTGAATATCATATCCTCCCCGAAAAGGtattgttagtttattttaacaaatgtaaCCACACCcccaaaaaatattatcattttatttttaaccctcttatataagcatgataaaaaaaaaaccactgaaaTGTTTTACCTGTAAATCATCTAATTTTTCAGCAGCATTTGTTATTTGCCTGAATACATCTTTATCCATAAAGCTCCTTTCTGCTGCAGCACCTTTGGAAAAGAAGTGAGAAAAGGTCTGTTGAAGATGGTCTAAGCTATGTAAAGTTTCGTGATTGGTCTTGTCACCTGGTTCCACATTTAAAGATTGTAGTAACTTTGTTCCTGGTACTATGTAGTCAAGATTAGAGTTGCagctgaaaaatataaatattttattcaaattgatcTGAGGAGATGTGgcagtatatatttataagactCACAcctaactaataaaaaaaaatctggaggACAACAAACAGACACTTAATTTGTTGTCCATACAATTTGACCAGTTATTACTATTCCTATTTCAAAAgagtattacaaaaaaatctgaattttgagtcAATTCATAAttgaatgtaaaactattccCTTTCTCTACAAACAGCACTGGATCATAAAACTTTCTTACAAGTCAAAAATTTAATCCCATTCAAAAAGATCTGTATATATTCATGCCGCTTCAATTTGACTCTTAGTTAGATATAATATTAATAGGTTGTGCATGATCAGGACTTGAAAACAATGTTAACATTAAAGAGTGAAACAATGGAGCAACTAGGAAGAATCATTTTGTTGAGCAATTCTACCCCAAaattataagtacatgtataacaaataaaGTGTAAATTgggtcatacatgtacatgtcaaaATGAATATCTGCATTCTGCTGAGGTCATTTGTAGGTTAATTAGATAATGTCTTGTCCAAATTACTGACAAAAAGCTAATTCATTATAACAGTTTCTTTTagcattttgtaattttgatatgcTTTTTATAATAAGTATcatgttataaatcaaacataAGAATTTGTTTCAAATTAGTAAATAAATTTGACAGGTTCTGACCCTTTAAAAGACAGATTTCAgtgtatttaaattatatattacatCAACTACATGTATGCACTAGAAGGCTTGCACTAGTGTAGGATAGATTGAGATAGCTTTGTAATATGATGTCCTGTTTTTTTAGCATCCACTTTTCCATACTTAAACAAATACCTTTCAGACATGAAACTATTGATAATTTCACATTCATCTGTtacaagttcaaataaaaaaagtgcttTCTACCTCaagataaaataacaaatatttgaaaggaCACCCTTGATAATTTCAGTCCATTTTTCCATTTTAATATGAACTTCATATATTTGTTACACCAATCACTCCATGTTGAGTGGAAGTGATTTGACTTCATTGTCTTGATTAATgtctgtttttataaatttctgacAAAACAGTGTCTAGATTAGAACACACAGGGACATAGTCTAACAATGAATATTACTTCCTTGTATAACTGGACTATCTATGAAAGAATAAAGGATAACAGTAAATACGTTAAGCCTATACCCTTAGGAGGTAGTCCTCCTATTCCTTTAACATTTTGTTGTTTAAGCGATTTTTTACAATTTCCAAATTTgatctacatgtacattttttgtagaAGGGCAATAAAgttgtcatatttttaaaacaatacattttgaaACTGTTTATGGACCATTAATTGCTAAATTGAACTTCCTGCTGTCAACATGGTTCAGTttgtcaactttaaaaaaaaaagaaggtagaaatccataccttttttttttaacttcacaAACTGAACAATCTTGACTATGAAAGGGTCATAAGGTTGTTAAAATCACAACCTCAGGTAGCATTTGAGAGGGGTTCTGATCCCCAAATccccatacctgccaacttttgaaaatgcccatgggggttttagcGGGGgacaacaatttcaaagtttaaaattcttTGCGACGACTATTTTGCGCGTGCTGTTTTGTagtctagaaaaagtgtcatatttgcatgatttgtaaGATGAGCTTACAtccctttttttaagtttatttgcatgattctagttattATATCAGCAGAAAATATGAACATGTAGCTGTAAGACCAggaattattttcatgtgtaaGGATACTAAATAGTTGTTgacttttccaatttaaaattatacacaaagaaggacctttatcaggttgggaacaacacaTAGGGATCCCCCTCAATGTTAGGACATTAAAAACCACTTTTAAAGTACAAATGAGCACACATTCATATgcatattatttgaagaaacttttcccaaagaactatacatCTTATGACCTATCTGGTATTATATGGTCaacacatgtccaagaattttgatatgttcttggccttatatcttctttattattcaaaataataggaCTCTTCATTTAGAAAAGCTGTTCCAAATATAATGTCAGAATTTCCcattttaaagttaataaatctacatttttctattttattttttacaagagtGACCCCTTGACTAAGGGTAGTCCCTCATTTAAGGGATTCCTCATGTTGATCATGATGTTGGTATGGGGGTCcatgtgaaaaataatgaatagtaCATTATACTTTAAATGATTGAATACATACATGAAAGTATGTTACAGCAAGTGTATAtgtaatgtcaataaattagTGAATTTATTATATTCATGGTACTACTGCATCATTGAAGTTTGTCAATCAGCCatgcttttattcttattctgtgtAAGAACCTCCTTGcagttgaaaaatcatttgccaTGTTCATGTTTTTACATCAACAAACAGTGGAATACAACACAAGTTCAATATCTAGCATGTTACAACAATCTTGAGAGAAAAcgtttttgattggctgattaatttgatcatgagaaacacacaatttgattggctgaacaCGATTTTCCTCCATTAGACACAGTTCAAAATCgggaacaacaatatttttcgtgtagattttcaCCAAATCGTGTTTTAGAGGGTTTTTCAGGAACACGATCGTGCAATCGTGACTAAGGGTCAAAATCGTGTAGTACACGCCTAAATCgtgaaagttggcaggtataAATCCCGGGTTTAAAAACCCAAAATCCCGAAATCTTGggcttaaaaatatgaaatccagaggtcccgaaattcgaaaaaaagaattcccggatcccataagggtcaatcccaaaatcccgagcttaaaaacacctgatcccggagtcccgataaaggtcctatcccccctcatttGAGCAAAAGGGTTAAATGATTTTTGAGGTAttactttcatattttaaaatttctctAACTTAATTGTGAAACCAAACAATGGATGCTGTATATATAGAAGATAACAAAGGAGGATTTAGGGGGTAGggccccctttttgggaaaaatttttgttgcttatatagggaatcactgaaacgTGACTGAAGCGGGCTCCCTCTAAGGTCAGTCAGTGgacccccacttatgaaaattcctggatccgccactggataacactttgaaatatttggctGTATTTGTGTCAGATGACACTTGATATGCCTACAAATAATTTTCTGATGACAGACAACCACtttttaattgtaatgtaaaatattttaaattgtgacATTAGACAATCAACATAAATGACATCCTTGTTCAATTGGTCTTGACTATGATACATAAGCACTGTGAAATATGTATAAAAGGACAAAGGCACCAATTTGAGAGTTGTCAATGTAAATTTTATCACTTAGTGGGTATATAGTCCGAGATTACTGtgaaaactgtctaaaattgagaaaataaaGGGTGGCAGGTAGGTAAACTTACATATAGAGATACAATGTaaacagataaaataaaaatgaacaaattgataccaaatttatataattccaaggctGTCCTTTGGCAACAGAACAGACAAAGCAGCACAATTAATTTGGTTGGGCAAATATCCACGTTTTTATATGGGAtgagctctgacgtcccacggcccaagcttgtctggcaaaacagccattggacgtcagagtaatctcggactagtaAGTACATTTGTAAAGTGATAGACCAAATTAAATGTATCTGTCGttcaaaagtgttttttttggATGGTGCTTTTGTGACCACCATCCCCCCAAAAAAGAAGCTTTTAGCACCATCCTAAATAAAGCTTTTGAAGGACAGATAAATGTAATTGGGGGGTGGGTCTTTTCACCACCGAACACCACTGCACACCACCGAACACCCCAAAAACTACAAACCACTAAGAAAAACTGTgatattatacaataaaacgataaaaacaaattagatTACGTATCATTTAATCAATTTTCAGATTTTTGTGGGCatcatttttatgttaaaatcgATAATCAATATAAGGAAAAACGTCTCCGGATTCATCACTCCGGAATTCATTGTGggtgttattaaaataataaatttcaaatatattcataaatacaATGTAGTAATCAGTTCAAGTATCCTCGATCTCTGTTCTCGGttagattttgatatttgtctCTTTTCTTATTATTTGTACAACTATTTCAGAAGAGATAGAAgaagacaaaaatatatttgaagtgTCCATGGGGGGTCTGTGAAGTTCAAAAAGTGGGGTGTTATAGTCTCTCCCTTTCTGTGTTGTGTAGATATTTGGACTCTTCATCTTCTGGTTTGTTGAATTAATAccttaaatattatatttaagtaacatttaaaacgataaaaaacaaataatacactTTTGGGGTGTTCGGTGGTGTTCGGCGGTGTGCAGTGGTGTTTGGTGGTGAAAAGACCTACCGGTAATTCGGTCTTCTATAGTGAGAGCTCAGAGGGTGCTTACATTTTGCGTGTGAATAATTTCACCAAAATTGGTCATCATTCATGACTGTCATATCATAGCATGCATGCTCTTAGAAGTATTTTCTGCTGATTTAACATATGATTTGTCAGATAATGTAAGCTTTAATTTGTGTAAACTAATGATTTCCTTACCCAACGACAAGTCTTTGGAATTTTTTCGTTGGAGGCTTAATGATTTTTTGCCAGGCGATGACAATTCTTGTTTCTGTTGGATTGACTACTTCTACCACTGTTGGGAaccattttgaatataaaacagCCAGAAAAATAACCACTAGAGCTACAGATAAAGTTTTGGGAAACATGATGCCAACTCAACATTCATTAACCGGTGCCCAACAACACCCCGccggaaaataaaacaataaaatataatccGCTGGAAAATCGCATCTTTCTAATATTCaaaaccatttttcataaactgTAAATTTCATTATggatgaaaaataacaaaagagaTAAGATTTATTatagttcaagaaaaatatGGGTTGATTTTTAATCTGAAAGTAGAGAAATTTACTAAAACTTTTCACTTCCGGTGAAATTATTCCGCATAATTGTAAACATGACAGACGACGTGCTTAACCTTGAAGTTTGGAAAGGAAACTGGGATTTACCATCAGTTGACAATGAGTGTCTTACAGTTTGGGTAAGCAAGTAGTTAATTGCTCCACCTTCTGTTTAACAACTTTGAAATAAGTCGAAACAAACCCTTGCAGTATTTGTGTATTAACACAAAGCAGATTTGCAATTCTTGAACACATGTGTGAAATTATTTGTGTTTCACTGTGTAAGCTTGCTTACACTGACAAGTTGATTTATATTAGTGagttaccatttgatttttagggggggggggggggggggggctaggatgaaatttgaaaaaaaataggcaggacaggagttttgagtataaaaaaggcaggatgagacacttgcataaaaaaaagtcaggatgacaatttatttaaaaaaagtcaagataaactaaaaaaaacatagcagGACTGaaaagagtgaaaaataaaaaggcaggacagagattacaaccaaaaataatgcaggacaaaaattttcatcctagccgcacccataaaaatcaaatggtagctcccttagctGGCAAAGCTTCATGACTTCTTTATATTAGTTTTTAGAGcagttgcacatgtgtcagaggTTCTAGGTTCAGTAGACTTTTATGATGGCTTATTGTTATTTAGAAATCTGCGACACTTGACCTGAGAATCTGCAACACCTGAACTAATGacatcatacaacaatcacttaaTGGATcagaaattttcaatatttttcggAAACTTTTGTGATGTCTAGTAATGGCATACAAATAGCATTTACAATATATTCTCAACTGCCTGGTACAGTGGTACAAATGTACGAAGTAAAAACTTATGGGTTCCATGATGTTCCAGTCCAAGTAATAATTTACAGCCCCCAATAGTTTAAGCAGATGCAACCCCTACTAGAAATGATAATCATACAGGTTAATTGCGATTCATTATACtttgtattaaaaatgattaatatagtaatgaatgagttttgatatatatatgataaagatTACCGGTACATGAATGAATAAATACTTTATTTGCAAGAAGCATATACATGCTATGGCAAAGGtaaatattaataatgtttgacaaacaaaagaaatagaaaatatgaaaaaaaggtgTCTTTTTTTGTAAGTCATGAATGAATGTGTTGTGAGTTTCATTAATTCATCAGTAAATTTAAAGgcctttctttttattttcaggcATATTGTAAATTTTCTGGTCTTCCAACTAAAGTACAGAAAAGTCATCAGACAAATTTATTTCAGTCATCACTAGGTTTGTTAGAAGTTACAAATTATACATAGTATTTGTATAAAGATGATATGAGTTACAATGTATGATGTAGTTAATGTGACTTTATTGAAATCTGTATATTTTGTACAATCAaagtatattactttttttttctgtcttttaaaatttctatgtgtctctttttattgtattttatgatcGGGTTTTgaaagaagatttttttcttcattatttttctGATTGCATTCTATCAATTTTATGCAAAATCTTTGTAAGCATTTCAGGCTCCTtaattgtttgttattgttacagaGGAGATAGATAACAAGCAAAGGGCAAACCTAAACATGATCTTAACCTCAATTTCAAGATATGtaccaaaaaatatcaaataaaaaaattctatgtcTAAATGACAAATGGTTTATGTTATATCAATAATGAGCATACCCTATTTAGTGTAGAAGGGGAGATAACAACTGTAagaagtcaaatttgataaaattaatgatttcaacaataaaaaaaaagttgtttatatattaaagttttgaaagggagatGCAATAACATGAAAAGCATTGTTCTCGGAGATGTTTAGAAAAAAGGTTCTGTTCTATGGTCATTGtcgaaaatatataatataatttagtttacaatttatgaaaaaatacattACCTGGAATCAGgaattaaatacaatgtaatcaactgcaggggcgtagctagaaaGAAACGACGTGGAAAAAttttttggacccttttttgcagaaaaatgttttttttcttttcagttttGGGTCATAGGACGGCTAAAAGAggagctacatgtatatgtagataaaaatttatgaatgtaaaactattaataaaTCTTCTGAATAgagtaacaaataaacaactcatatttttgataagaatttactcaaaattgtccaaaatctgCTCTTTGGGTCTTGGAAGAAAGAAACTTTTCTATTACTTTGTCAATATTCACACTGAAATCCCGATGAATATGAAGTAATGCTATGTAACTGTCGTTGATCATTGTTGATCGtacatttcttttcaattaCATATGTAGTACCGTGACTGAAAGATCTCCATCATGGAATGGTAGCACTCGCGAGATGTTATAAACCAGCGTACGTGTCCGGCATCGAGCGACCTTCCCAATCGAATTCGTCAAAATTACATGACAGGTCAGTTTCGTATGTCTCAGACAATATTGAGATTTGTGATATACAGTGATATTTCCTTCATTATGATGAAGCAGATACAGCGCAAAGAAGATAATACTTGAAGCGACTCCACTTTCCAGTTCCCTTATCATATGGTCTAAAAACGcaaaaaataagaagaatttCCAATACTGTTTTGGCGTGGTTGCAGGGTGATTGGCTCCGGTAGTCTGTCGACCACTTCACctcggcatattttcaacgataTCGAAGGGATCTAATAATTCTAATGCCGATTGGTACATCTCATTCCAAACTAATGAACTGTACACTGTGAAATATTCTCCAAAACTACATGTCTTAGACCACTTCACctcggcatattttcaacgataTCGAAGGGATCTAATAATTCTAATGCCGATTGGTACATCTCATTCCAAACTAATGAACTGTACACTGTGAAATATTCTCCAAAACTACATGTCTTAGactgaatataaattcaaatcttgtaaaagatacaagttacCTCCTGatcttgtcattttttatttattttgaaaccaaatgtcgttatttaatgatatttcattaattaaaaagGTGACAACATAGTTGTTTCCTTTAACATTCACGATTtatagattttgattttgccatttcttTTTTGCATGCCGAATAAATGTACACGCAACTGCGTGTAAGTGTATATGGAGCCACGATCTTTTTCTGCATGACTCGAACAGCTTCATCAACACTTGTAACTATAGGTTGTCAAACTAATATCCGGGACACCAACATTCTCcgacgttaaacaaatattataatcataataatctaAGATAATACATGCATCACGCGTCGCTGTCCGATTCCGATTGACAACTCATTTCTCTctctcttcatttttttttttttgtcgtgcCTCCGGGTAGCTACGCCCCTGAACTGTCTCATAAAGCAGTACACAATATGATAAATGTATCAttttttgaacatttgaataaatttacCACACATTTTGAATTTCCAAGTATATATCTTCATTTACATGGaatcataaattatataatttacttttg
Above is a window of Mytilus trossulus isolate FHL-02 chromosome 4, PNRI_Mtr1.1.1.hap1, whole genome shotgun sequence DNA encoding:
- the LOC134715777 gene encoding ADP-dependent glucokinase-like; amino-acid sequence: MFPKTLSVALVVIFLAVLYSKWFPTVVEVVNPTETRIVIAWQKIIKPPTKKFQRLVVGCNSNLDYIVPGTKLLQSLNVEPGDKTNHETLHSLDHLQQTFSHFFSKGAAAERSFMDKDVFRQITNAAEKLDDLQVYIGGNAALMATKIIEMFPDVKIQYIGPVGPKLKELFPESFTIPESSHIPHDEIHLIMEYKVDETWGSHTAPVATRFITSYDESNSKATMLETFFENLENFSPDIILLSGLHMLEGQSDEFFSQRLAVVKEGLKTLPITLPVHLELASMAHKDFVKKILEEVAPHISSLGLNEQELSFSSHAADGPHKNDFQEREGQPEIHKVTDMVLWILKTFGYSEDNQESKLTRVHFHSLTFHIIGTVKGAWHNSKEAVAAGTRTAGEQACDMKTIQPEKVKLRIPRTFKRFTGDEDREFDEFNPVLSWELGGYKFVFSPVLVCNHPLRTVGLGDAISSTGLMYSEYNPDFSS